The Candidatus Nitrosocaldus cavascurensis genome segment ATGTTGTTAAGAACATAGCAAAGATGAATAACCTAATCGCTACCATGATGCCTAAACCTCTTGCAATGGATAATGGCTCTGGCATGCATGTTAACGTGAGTTTATGGAATGATAATAAGAATGAGTTCTACGATGCAAATGATGAGTATGCTGAGTTGAGCCAGATAGGAAGGTACTTTGCTGGAGGTATATTGGAGCATGCAGAGTCACTATGTGCAATAGTTGCACCAACAACAAACTCTTACAGGAGGCTGGTGCCAGGGTATGAGGCACCTGTGTACATAGCATGGAGCAAGGGTAACAGATCAGCCATAATAAGGGTACCTGTGTACTTTAGAGGCAAGAAGCAGGCAGCAAGCAAGAGGATAGAGTTCAGGGCAGCAGATCCATCATGCAACCCATACCTGTGCTTCAGTGCTATACTTGCTGCTGGCTTGGATGGGATAAGGAAGAAGAGGGATGCAGGGGAGCCTGTGGATGAGAACATATACCTTATGAGTGCTGAGAAGAGAAGAGAGTTAGGGATAAGACAGATCCCTCCAACGTTAATAGATGCTATTAATGCCTTGAAGAGTGATGACCTCTACCTAAAGTCTGTATTTACACAGGACTTGATAGATAAGATAATAGAGCTTGAGAGCAAGGATTACATGGAGATCAAGTTGAGACCTCATCCATATGAGTTCTACCTCTACTTTGATGTTTGAATAGTTTTAAATTTAGGTTATCCATCTGCTTATGCATGGTAGCAAGTAATGAGAATGGCAATGATGAAGCGTACAAGCACTACAGCAATGTCTTGAGGCTCCTAAGAGAGCATCACTCTTGGTTCAATAGGTGCATACCTTTGATAGCAAGCGAGAACGTGCCTAGTCCTGCTGTTAGGGAGGCTATAGTCTCTGACTTTGCAAACAGGTATGCTGAGGGATGGCCAGGTGAGCGTGTGTATGCTGGATGCATATACATAGATCAGGTTGAGTTGATATGCATAGAACTAGCAAAGAGGGTCTTTAGGGCTGAGTTTGCTGATGTTAGACCAGTATCTGGTGTGGTAGCAAACCTTGCTGTATATGCTGCGTTCACAGAACCTTCAGATACCATGCTTGCTCTAGCAATACCAAATGGAGGACATATCTCCCATGGGAAGAGGGAGCATTCTGGTACTGCTGGTCTTGTTAGAGGGTTGCAGGTAGAGACTTTTGCATTCAACAAGGAGGAGATGAACATAGATGTTGATGCTACAATAAAGAAGGTTGAGGAGATGAAGAGGAATAGTAATGATAGCAAGGTTCCAAAACTTGCAATGTTTGGTGCAAGTCTCTTCCTCTTCCCCCATCCTGTTAAGGAGTTGGCAGATTACCTTCGCTCAAATAACATAACCATATGCTATGATGCTGCACATGTTGCAGGGCTTATAGCAGGGAATGAGTTCCAGGATCCATTGAGAGAAGGGGCAGATGTTATGACTATGAGCACACATAAGACGCTATTTGGTCCTCAAGGAGGAATGATACTCTCATTTGAGAAGTATGCTGAGAGTATAAAGAAGGCTGTCTTCCCTGGCAACACTAGCAGCCATCATCTCCACAATGTAGCAGGTAAGGCTATAGCACTAGCAGAGATGCTTGCATTTGGTAGGGATTATGCTAGGCAGGTTGTTAGGAATGCTAAAGCATTGGCAGAAGCACTGTATAACCTTGGATTTGATGTGCTTGGAGCAAAACATGGTTTTACAAGATCTCATCAGGTTGCTGTTGATGTGAGCAGGTATGGTGATGGAGGGAGCATAGAGCAGATGCTTGAGAGGGCTGGGATCATATGCAATAGGCAGTTATTGCCAGGGGATATAAAGGCTGGGAGGAACTATAAGCATCCAGGGGGCATAAGGCTTGGAACATCAGAGGTTACTAGGCTTG includes the following:
- the glyA gene encoding serine hydroxymethyltransferase, with protein sequence MVASNENGNDEAYKHYSNVLRLLREHHSWFNRCIPLIASENVPSPAVREAIVSDFANRYAEGWPGERVYAGCIYIDQVELICIELAKRVFRAEFADVRPVSGVVANLAVYAAFTEPSDTMLALAIPNGGHISHGKREHSGTAGLVRGLQVETFAFNKEEMNIDVDATIKKVEEMKRNSNDSKVPKLAMFGASLFLFPHPVKELADYLRSNNITICYDAAHVAGLIAGNEFQDPLREGADVMTMSTHKTLFGPQGGMILSFEKYAESIKKAVFPGNTSSHHLHNVAGKAIALAEMLAFGRDYARQVVRNAKALAEALYNLGFDVLGAKHGFTRSHQVAVDVSRYGDGGSIEQMLERAGIICNRQLLPGDIKAGRNYKHPGGIRLGTSEVTRLGMREQDMVEIARFIKRVVVDREEVSKVANDVMELRKDFQKVHYAFDDNVGAYEYISLVKER